ATATCACACCATTGTCGACCCAAAATGTAAGTCAGTTTGGTTTTCACAAGCATCTTATTTCTAAAGACAACCAAAAGTTGATTTTACAAAACATATTTATAAGTAGTTTAATTAAACTATGATTTTTCCCCACAGTGGATGAATATATTGCCATTGCAAAAGAGAAGCATGGATATAATGTTGAGCAGGTATGTCTGCTTTTTAGGATTATTAGAAAAGTACATAGGGCCACATTTACTAAGCTTTTTCACCAATGCAGAGAATCCACCTTATTTTTCAAAAACATATGAACAACTTTCAACAGAATTCCCAACACTATTGAAGCATGTTCCCAATTTAAACATTCATATAACATTTTCCAAGCCCCCCGGACAGGCCTAAAATTTACACCGGTGTGAAAGCTCAGTAAATTTGACCCACAATGTATTAATAAACTACCAAGGCACACTTAAAAATAACATATTCAAATGTTATTTAGGGGAATACCTACTCTATCTATTCTAGTTCTGTTGCTTAAGCATTTCTGGCTCAGTGAAGCCCCATAGACCTGCCTGGTGTCCATTCTCAGTGGATTCCACTCGTTGCTGTCCCCCACAGGCATTGGGCATGCTGTTCTGGCACAAGCACAACATTGAAAAGTCCCTAGCAGACCTTCCCAACTTCACCCCCTTCCCCGACGAGTGGACCGTGGAGGATAAGGTTCTGTTCGAACAAGCCTTCAGCTTCCATGGAAAAAGCTTCCACAGGATTCAACAAATGGTAACATACATATATTAATATACCGTAGCTTTTATCTTTTACTTTGATGTGTGTCTGTATACTGTTCATACAAACATACACAAGCAGTCTGGATGAATATTGCAGTTGACGTTAAGGTCATTTACGCTTGAGCCAACATCCGCATTCACCTTGAATGCAATCTCTGCAAACGTTGGGGGGATTGCCTTTAAAAGGCGCATTGTCAACAGTGTTGTGCGCTTGTCGACAATGCGCCTTTGATTGCATCCCGGCTTTAATGTTAGTATAAACGGTCTATTGGCACCATTTTCTCATCTGTTGTAGTTACCAGACAAATCCATATCCAGCCTTGTGAAGTATTACTACTCCTGGAAGAAGACCCGGTCCAGAACCAGCCTGATGGACCGCCAGGCCAGAAAGCTGGCAAACCGAAACGCCCAAGATGAAAGGTAAGACTTGTATCTCGCCTTACTACTGTCTCTGAAATTCCAAGTGGTCGGAGTCCAATAATGATGGGCTTTTCTTGACATTAGTGATGAAGAAATGGAGGAGGCCAACCCCATCGAAGCAAACGATAGTGATTATGACCCTACCAAGGAGACGAAAAAAGAGGTACGTTATCTAAACTTTAGAATTTAAACTGATGGAATGGCAGTTGGGATATATCAAAAAGTATTAGCGGATACGCTTTTAATCAGTGACCAGCATTGATTTACAATGAGTAGTAGAGTAGACAGACGCcaaagaaaatagtaaaataaaatgCAAGGTGTTTTGATGTGAGGGGAAGGTTAGTGTTACGACATAAAGTAGACAAACACACTATCCAGGATACACTTCCACACTCCATCCCCCAGGGGGCAGCAGAAACCTTGTCCTGCTTGATAAGCACATCAGGTGCTGCCAATTAGGGTGATCATCAGTCAGTGTCCCAGCTTGAAAGCTGTGAGGCTGCTAGTTGGTTTGGTGGCCATGAGGCCTTTCGTTTAGTTTTAAATCATTAGTTTAGTCATGCTTGTCTGTGGTTTCCTTTGTGTATTCATTTATTTCCGTCACCATCTGGACAAATAATAATCCACCACGAGGtcaagagagacagagtcagcctTAGACCATGGTAAGATTGCCATCTCCCTGGGCACATGTGCATCCAACACCGTCCTCAAACACTGATTTCTCACAAATGCACACATTCAGgctacagaccatgtaactaggcctAGGACCACTAGATAAAGCGAGTGTAACTATATCTGTAAGCTAGTTACTGGGTTAGTAACAAAGGTCACACTTAAAAGGTACAGTAAGCGATGCATAAAGTAAACCGCAACATAGGGCGTTGATTTCGGCAACAACTAAGAGTGTTTGAAGCACGAGGCTAAACTGGTACATAGTTTTGATTCCATAGCTATCACGTTGTAGCAGTGGGAAGCGCACCCATGCATTAGAGTCCTGCATCGGGTtggatatcaaatcaaactttatttgtcacatacgatgaatacaacaagtgcagaccttaccgtgaaatgcgtacttacaagccctgaaccaacagtgcagttcaagagttaagaaaatatctaccaaataaactaaagtaaaaaataataaaaagtaacacaataacataacaataacaaggctatatacaggggataccggtaccgagtcagtgagCGGAGAtacaggttagaggtaatttgtacatgtaagtaggggagaagtgactatgcatagataataaacagcgagtagcagcggtGTACAAAACAATGTAATAGTCAGGTGGCCagttgattaattgttcagcagtcttatggcttgggggtagaagctgttaaggagctgtttggtcctagacttcctgctccggtaccacttgccgtgtgatagcagagaaaacagtctatgacttgggtgactggaatctCTGATAATTTTATaggtttcctctgacaccgcctattatataggtcctggattgcaggaagcttggccccagtgatatactgggccgttcacactaccctctgtagtgccttatggtcagatgccgagcagctgccataccaggcggtgattcaaccagtcagaatgctcacgatggtgcagctgtggaactttttaatgatctgggggcccatgcattatcttttcagtctcctgagggggaaaaggttttgtcgtgccctcttcacaactgtcttggtgtgtttggaccatgatagttcattggtgatgtggacaccaaggaacttggatTCTCGGCCCGCCCCATTACAGCCCCGTTGATGGGAGACTGTTCGGCCCCGCCTTTTCctttagtccacgatcagctcctttgtcttgctcacattgaggaagaggttgttgtcctggcaccacactgccagttctgacctcctccttataggctgtctcatcgttgtaggtgatcaggcctaccactgttgtgtcatcagcaaacttaatgatggcactggagtcgtgtttggccacgcagttgtgggtgaaccgggagtacaggaggggactaagtacacacacctgaggggccccagtgttgatgatcagtgtggaaaatgtgttgttgcctatctttaccacctgggggcggctcgtcaggaagtccagaatctagttgcagagggaggtgtttagtcccagggtccttagcttagtgatgagcttcgtgggcactatggtgttgaattctgagctgtagtcgatgaacagcattctcacataggtgttccttttgtccaggtgggaaagggcagtgtggagtgcgattgagattgcatcatctgtggatctgttggggcggtattcgaattggagtgggtctagggtatccgggaggatgctgttgatgtgagccatgaccagcctttcaaagcacttcatggctaccgacgtgagtgctatggggcggtaatcgtttaggcaggttaccttcgcttccttgggcacagggactatggtggtctgcttgaaacatgtagatattacagactcagtcagggagaggttgaaaatgtcagtgaagacacttggcaGTTGTTCCTCGCATGCTtcgagtacacgtcctggtaatccatctggccctgcggctttgtgaatgttgacctgtttcaaggtcttgctcacattggctactgaGAGCATTATCatagtcatccagaacagctggtgctctcgtgcatgcttcagtgttgcttgcctcgaagcgagcatacaAGGCATttaactcgtctggtaggctcgcgtcactgggcagctcgcatatgggtttccctttgtagttcgtaatagttttcaagccctgccacatctgacgagcgtcagagccggtgtattaGGATTCAGTCtcaatcctgtattgacgctttgcttgtttgatggttcgtctgagggcatagcgggatttcttataggcatccagattagtgtcccgctccttgaaagcggcagctctaccctttagttcagtgcggatgttgcctgtaatccatggcttctggttgggtcaCTGTGAGGACGACGTCGTcattgcacttattgatgaagccgatgactgaggtggtatactcaatgccattggatgaatcccagaacatattccagtctgtgctagcaaaacagtcctgtagcgtagcatccgcgtcatctgaccacttccatattgagcgagtcactggtacttcctgctttaatttgagCTTGTCagcaggaatcgggaggatagaattatggtcagatttgccaaatggagggcgggggagagctttgtatgcatctctgtgtgtggagtaaaggtggtctagagtttttttttctctggttgcacatgtgacatgtgaCCCACTGTTGACAACAAAAAAGTCAGCTGGCAGATGTAATGAAAAGTCTTTGAACCCGTGGGTAGGATCGCTGTTCAGATCAATTATATTGCAGGTCAAACGTTTTATTTCAAGATTTCTTTTACAAACCCAGGAGCTTGTTGAATTGTTGCGAATTCCATTATGTGAGCAGTGAGCCAGACAGCCTATGGTAGCAGCAACACAGCGAAAGTGGAGCAGGGAACTGTCCATTATTTGTGTGGCGTTGAAACGTTCCTAATTTGTTCACATGCGGAGATTACGTTTCCTTCAACAATACGTTGCCAAGTTTATTTTCCCTGACTCCTAGCTCACATAAAAATGGCTAACGTAACAGGAGATGGGGAAAGAAAGGTTATGATGGTGGATTACAACATCATGGAAACAGGTGCTCCGTGAATGAAATCCGGTTTGGAAGGATTTTGTAGTCATTGTGGACAAGGAGGACAACAACCCAGTAGATGGATACACAGCCTGCAAAAGTGTAAGCAGGTATTTGTTTATGATAATTCAGTTATTTAGCAATGAATTATTACATTAATTCAGGCTTTTGTTCATTTAGACCATACGCAGGCTACATAAACCTACTAAATAAATGTAGCCTATTTTTGCAGCCTGTAGCTTATTCGATTCTGGGAATTGTTTCAATTAAACTATTTGATTATCTAAACAATATTGAATGTAAAGGTATTATTTTGTATGTTGCCTATAGGCTTTAATTAGGTAAGAAGGGTAATTAGAAGGCTTTTTTTCAGGGCTATTTCAATTGTCAATGTGCGCTGCATCGCATTATGAATATAAGATAAGCCTATCGTTCTTAATTCATGGCATGGTTTCCTTTTATCCAAATGTTGAATAGACATGCAGACAAATTATTTCATGCAGGGAAGGGAAAAAAACCATTTCTATGCTGGTGGTTCGTGTTGCGGAGAAAATATCTGGTGGGGCTCGGAATTGATGTGGCCGGCGCGGGCGGGTTCGGGTCCAAAACATGTAGCTGTGCAGGACTCTACCATGCACATGTGCAGATACTCTGTTACTGTGAGAGCAAAGTCTTGCATTGCACTCATCAGAATATCAGTGGTGCTGCTCGTGGTAacgtcatatcgctgagtctgCTGTTCATGCTCCCAGGGGATTTTTCATGGATGCCTGATAAAGACCTAAGGGTCGAAACGTATCAATATAATCACCTGGGGGCATGAACAGAAGTGTGCAGCGTTTAGTTTTTATTGTACCTCTTAAAACATGCTCCCAGGTGCCATATGTCCTAACAATGACACAATTGATGTTACTAACATTATGACAGCTAATAGAAAGTGTACCCGCGCCTATCCAGAGCCACACAGAGCCCCAGCCCCTGAGCTCCTCCAAGATTGGGCTCGGCCGACGGGAGCACCTGACGCTCATGCACCGGCACCACTCGCAGCGTTCCAAGTGCCGGCCGCCCAAAGGCATGTACCTGACCCAGGAGGATGTGGTGGCAGTGTCGTGCAGCTCCAGCGCTGCCAACACCGTCCTTCGGCAGCTGGACATGGAGCTGGTGGGCCTCAAAAGACAGGTGAGCATTGGGGATTCTGGTTTGTCTCAATGCAGGGAAACCTGGGTCCTCAAGGTGCTTGAGTTGATGCTTTTTCAcagtacattttagtcatttagcagacgctcttatccagagcgacttacaggagcaattaaggtcctcttaaccgctaggctatatatatatatatatattttggacagacctacttattcaagggtttttctttatttttaaaattttctacattgtagactaatagtaaacacatatggaatcatgtagtaacaactaaataaaatatattttatatttgagattcttcaaagtagccacactttaccttgatgacagctttgcacactattggcattctctcaaccagcttcatgaggaatgcttttccaacagtcttgaaggagttcccacatatgctgagcacttgttggctgcttttccttcacactgcggtccaactcatcccaaaccatctcaattgggttgaggttggttgattgtggaggccatctgatgcagcactccatcactcttcttggtcaaattgtccttacacagcctgtaggtgtgttttGGGACAttctcctgttgaaaaacaaatgatagtcccactaagcgcaaacgaGATGGGATGGCGAAACGCTGCAgtatgctgtagtagccatgctggttaagtgtgccttgaattctaaataaatcactgacagtgtcaccagcatagcataggaatcacacatgcagagatcatctgttcacctactctgcgtctcacaaagacactgcggttggaacccaaaatctcaaatttgtactAAAAAATTACAGATAACCACCggtataatgtccattgctcatgattcttggcccaaacaagtctcttcttgttatttttgtccttcagtagtggtttctttgcagaaatttgatcatgaaggcctgattcacacaatctcctctgttgaagttgagatgtctgttacttgaactctccggaaactgagttaggaaggacgcttgcatctttgtagtgactgagtgtattaatacaccatccaaagtgtaattaataacttaaccatgctcaaagggatattcaaggttgactttttatttgtatttattttatgtaccaataggtgaccttcgcgaggcattggaaaaacctctctggtctttgtggttgaatctgtgttggaaattcactgctcgactgaacgactttacagataattgtatatgtgtgGGGGTACTGTcgtggaaattcagtactgagagagacttggtaATTTCTTCATACAATCATCTTCATTTAATATCGATAAATTATTGCAATAATAAAACCGCCGACCCAACAGTCTTGACTGTTAGGCTGAGAGCCTCCCCTTTACAGACAATGCACAGTTTATATAGCGGATACCCAGAATGCTTGGTTCCACCCTCCCATATAGATTGTGGTGCACCATAAGCCACTTTGGGTTCTTCCGCCTCTGGTGCTTTCTCTCAGATGCCAGGATAATTAGGAATAGGGAGGCCTTTAGCCTGGAGGAACAGAACATCTCTATCTCGGTGACACACACCACATCTTATCTATGGAATGCCAGTAGTaggtttgtaccttgtcatcACTTAATCAGTTGCCAGCCCCAGCTTCAAACAACTCCTCTCATTTCACTACAGTATTAGTTAAGTAAATAATTGCAGAATATCCAACAATCAGGTAAATATGTAATTTTTCTATCacagtacagagatgaggtagtcattaaaaatatatgtttaacacttattgcacacagggattccatgcaacttattatgtcacttgttaagcacatttttactcctgaacttatttaggcttgccatataaggggttaaatacttgGACCCAAGACAgttcaacattttttaaataatttgtaaacatttccaaaaacataattctgctttgacattatggggtattgtagggTATTGTAGGCCAGGGGtattgtaggccagtgacaaatacATCTCAAtttgaatcaattttaaattcaggctgtaacacaacacaatgtgggaTGTGAGTACTTTCTGATGGCACTATGAATTTATCCCACAGGTTCAAAATGCAAAGCAACTGAACAGTGGTCTGAAACACAGGATGGAAGCGGGCATTGATGACTTCAGGCTGCCGGAGGTATGTGCCAAATGTTTTTAGATTTCAGTGAGAAAGGGACCTAGCAATGTGACATAAGTGGTCATAATTTGTCATGACATTCACATCACTAAGACCTTACAAATGAAGTGCTACCAAAGAGATGGAAGTCATTAGTTATGGATGTTTCTTTATTATGGTTACTTATATGAAGTGAGTGACCTGTTGACTTGACATGTATTGCCACTTAgcttctacactgaacaaaaatataaacccaacatgtcaagtgttgatcccatgtttcatgagctaataTAAAAGTTCCCAGAAATTGTTCACGAAAAGCTTCTTTCTCTCAAATGGTGTGCACAagtttgtttatatccctgttagttagcatttctcctttgccaagataatccatccacctgacatgtgtgtggcatatcaagaagcttattaaacatgatcattacacaggtgcaccttgtgctggggacaaaaggtgcagttgtcacaaaacacaatgccacaggtgtctcaagttgagagtgtgcagttggcatgctcactgcagaaatgtccaccagagctgttgcctggtaatttaatgttaatttctgtacCATAAGCGGGCTCCAACGTTGTTTTATAGAATTTGACATTAAGTCCAACCAGCCTCAACCGCGGACTTGTGTAACCACACCAGGTCAGGACcgtcacatccggcttcttcacctacgaaaatgtctgagaccagccacccggacagctgatgaaactcgTCATccacaccagggtcttgacctgactgcagtttggcatcgtaacggacttcagtggggaaatgctcaccttcgattgcGACTGGAACActgaagtgtgctcttcacggatgaatcccagtttcaactgtaccgggcagatggcagacagcatatttggcgtcatgtgggtgagctgtttgctgatgtcaacgttgtgaacagtgccccatggtggggggTGTTATGGTAaggacaggcataagctacggacatttgcattttatctgtggccatttgaatgcacagagataccgtgaagaggcccattgtcttgccattcatccaccactatcacctcatgtttcagaataATGCACGGAAAGATGTCGCAAAGATCTgtaaacaattcctggaagctgaaaatgtcccagttcttccatgaactgcatactcaccagatatgtcacccatgacagcgtgttccagttccgcacagccatcgaagaggagtgggacaacattccacaggccacaatcaacagtctgatcaactaTATGTGgagatgtcgcgctgcatgaggcaaatgttggTCACAAGATACTGACTGCTTTTCTGATCCAAGCCCCTACTTGTTTTTAAAGATATCTGAGACCAAcagatatctgtattcccagtcatgtgaaattcacaGATTAGGCCCTAATTAATTCATTGAAATGTCCTGATTTCCTtaggaactgtaactcagtaaaatctttgaaattgtgacatttatgtttttgttcagtgtataacaTCAGGTGTTCTTTGTCTGTTCTAGTGCAGCCAAAAAGTTAATGCTCGCTGGACAACAGATGAACAGCTTCTGGCAGTTCAAGGTAATCCTACGTTCTTTGTAGTCAGCTCATGTTCTTGTCCATGGCCCGCCAGTCTGTTTACCTTGTGCAATTTCAGAATATTTGTTGTTTCAACAGGTGTCCGGAAGTACGGGAAAGACTTCCAGGCCATTGCCGACGTTATCGGTAATAAGACGGTAGGGCAGGTAAAGAACTTCTTTGTGAACTACCGCCGCCGGTTTAACCTGGAGGAGGTGCTGCAGGAGTGGGAGGCGGAGCAGGGAACTGGCACCCCCAACGGTGACACTGCCACCTCTGGCGAGGAGGGGAAGAACAGCTCCAACACCCCTTCTGGGAAGAGTATggacgaagaggaggaggaggtggtggagcgTTCCTTTATTCCCCTAAAACCAAAATAATGAACCTTCCCATTAACCCCTTCTGTGATTTCGTTATAGTTAGCTATGGGAGTTGGCCTCCCACAAGCCCCCTCTGCATGCAGGTTTTTACTCCAACAAAAATCTCTTAGCACTGCAGTTTCATAAACATTCCTTCATAAAGGTGTCTTAACATTATAATTATTACAATGTTAGTTGCATCTGGACATTCCAACCCTGGGGGGGTTTCCAATACGCATGTGTATAATACACACAATTTATAATTCTACAAATTTACCATTGACTTGATAACTTGAAGAAATATCTGAATGTGGTTGATGTCAACGAATGGTATTTTACTACTTGCAAGACATGTAGCTTTAGGTATTATTTAACATATCATAAGCAGTTGTAGATGACCCTGCTATACAGTATTGAAAATAATGTAATACTAATATATTTTAAAcgaatacactacatgaccaaaagtatggacAAATACTCGTTgatcatctcattccaaagtcataggcattgatatggagttagtcccccctttgctgctataacagcctccacttttctgggaaggctttccactagatgttggaacattcggggatttgcttccattcagtcaaaagagcattagtgaggtcgggctctgatgttgggcaattaggcatGGCTcacagttggcattccaattcatcccaaaggtgttcaatggggatgaggttagggctctgtgcaggctagtcaagttcttccacactgatctcgacaaaccatttctgtatggacctctctttgtgcacgggggcattatcatgctgaaacaggaaagggccttccccaaactgttgctacaaagttggaagcacagaatcttgtagaatgtcattgtatgctgtagcattaagatttcccttcactggaactaagaggcttagcccgaaccatgaaaaacagccccagaccattattcctcctccatggctgtgtgctccattttatacacctgtcggcAATGGTGttactgaaatagccaaatcaactaatttgaaggggtgtccacatggttTTGTATAGATAGTGTATATGCCTTTATGGCTATGTTGTCAATTAGCTAAGTAGGAAACACAATAGAACAGGTGCCAGGCTTATTTTCATAACCTGATATCCGTTATGACTGCTAATGACATTTGTTAAACTGATCTTAAATCTGGTATTCCAACATGGCATTCAATGTCAAGACCAGTCAAGTGGCTATCCctcctcctggagagctactgtacttttcccacattttgttaggttacagccttattctaaaatcaattaaattgtttttttccccctcaatctacacacaataacccataatgacaaatcaaaaacaggttgaggaatgtttgctaatttataaaaaattaaaaacatcacatttacataagtattcagaacctttactcagtactttgttgaagcatctttggcagcaattacagccttgagtcttcttgggtatgacgctacaagcttggcacacctgtatttgtggagtttctcccattgttctctgcagatcctctcaagctctgtcaggttggatggggagcattgctgctcagctattttcaggtctctccagagatgttcgatcgggttcaagtccgggctctggctgggccactcaaggacatcctGAGActcgtcccgaagccactcctgaattgtcttggctgtgtgcttgggtttttgtcctgttggaaggggaaggttttcatcaaggatctctctgtactttgctccgttcatctttccctcgatcctgattagtttCCCATTCCTTGGTGCTGGGAGGAATGATGCTGCCTGATGCtgccatcatgcttcaccgtttcctccagacatgacgcttggcattcagaccaaaaagtttcatcttggtttcatcagaccagagaatctcgtttctcatg
This sequence is a window from Oncorhynchus kisutch isolate 150728-3 linkage group LG1, Okis_V2, whole genome shotgun sequence. Protein-coding genes within it:
- the LOC109889684 gene encoding REST corepressor 3 isoform X2, giving the protein MFFFRYSPKENPQRYVKMPGMMDKGSEYLGKGRSNGTKNPSNASNGHFSDESGSDDEHDVGMRVGSDYQANIPEFDHGSTKYSDKDSGGMLVWSPYHTIVDPKLDEYIAIAKEKHGYNVEQALGMLFWHKHNIEKSLADLPNFTPFPDEWTVEDKVLFEQAFSFHGKSFHRIQQMLPDKSISSLVKYYYSWKKTRSRTSLMDRQARKLANRNAQDESDEEMEEANPIEANDSDYDPTKETKKESHTEPQPLSSSKIGLGRREHLTLMHRHHSQRSKCRPPKGMYLTQEDVVAVSCSSSAANTVLRQLDMELVGLKRQVQNAKQLNSGLKHRMEAGIDDFRLPECSQKVNARWTTDEQLLAVQGVRKYGKDFQAIADVIGNKTVGQGQVTPSSGPSPAATSSSTFQTLVTSSATSLNQPPPLLRPSLPATPALHRQPPPLQQQARFLQPRPALNQPPPLIRPSNPPPPRLNPRPLAPTSAATSTGCPGSSQQPPTLVGIPSETPSSSLH
- the LOC109889684 gene encoding REST corepressor 3 isoform X1 codes for the protein MFFFRYSPKENPQRYVKMPGMMDKGSEYLGKGRSNGTKNPSNASNGHFSDESGSDDEHDVGMRVGSDYQANIPEFDHGSTKYSDKDSGGMLVWSPYHTIVDPKLDEYIAIAKEKHGYNVEQALGMLFWHKHNIEKSLADLPNFTPFPDEWTVEDKVLFEQAFSFHGKSFHRIQQMLPDKSISSLVKYYYSWKKTRSRTSLMDRQARKLANRNAQDESDEEMEEANPIEANDSDYDPTKETKKESHTEPQPLSSSKIGLGRREHLTLMHRHHSQRSKCRPPKGMYLTQEDVVAVSCSSSAANTVLRQLDMELVGLKRQVQNAKQLNSGLKHRMEAGIDDFRLPECSQKVNARWTTDEQLLAVQGVRKYGKDFQAIADVIGNKTVGQVKNFFVNYRRRFNLEEVLQEWEAEQGTGTPNGDTATSGEEGKNSSNTPSGKSMDEEEEEGQVTPSSGPSPAATSSSTFQTLVTSSATSLNQPPPLLRPSLPATPALHRQPPPLQQQARFLQPRPALNQPPPLIRPSNPPPPRLNPRPLAPTSAATSTGCPGSSQQPPTLVGIPSETPSSSLH